Genomic window (Numenius arquata chromosome 20, bNumArq3.hap1.1, whole genome shotgun sequence):
CAGCAAGCAACGCAAGGTCGGATGCCTCCTACTCTTTCTCCTCGGTCGCAAAGATCCAGGTGGAGGAGAACTACATCCCCGAGCGGCGGGcaaaggatggggccaggcagccAGTCCCCGGCCTCAAAGGCAAAGTCTATGACTATTACGTCCAGTCTGTCTCCCAGTCAGTGTCAAAGAAGAGGTCTCTTCCCTACATCCCTCCGGGAACATCCCAGTGCCACAGCTCGGACCGGGTCAATGAAAAGCTGCAGAACTTCACAACCCAGGAGCTGGACCCAAATTTGGCAATGCGGGATCCCACCGTCTCCTCTAGAATTCCACCACCTGTGGGGAGCTTGGAGAGCTCCCCTGAGCCACCATCTCCTGGCCGCAAGGACAGCATTCTCCAGATCGCTGACAGCCCCCACCTCCAGCTGCCCATGGAGAGTTTTGGGGTCACGGTGCCAGCCAGCACACCGCCTGCAAGCccccagccagggctggtggccaaTGCTGACCACTTCCAAatgccaccacccacccacctgGACCTGGGGAACTGCTATGAGGTCCTCCGCACAGCCAAGGCGCAGAAGCTCAGTCACCTGCAGGAGGCTGCCTACAAGGTGATGAGCGACAACTACCTGCAGGTACTGAGGACACCCTCCATCTACGGCCGCCTCAACGCTGGTGAGCGGGAGCTCATCCTACGGCGGAGGATGAAGGGGAAGACGTACATGGTCGTGGCAGATGTCAACGTGCAGGAGCCCAGCCTCCACACCAGCCGCCTCTGCTACTACGATGACGGAGGGGACTGCTGGCATCACCTCTGCCACGTGCCACCGGAGGTGGTCTCCCAGGGCTGCGCCATGTGCAGCATGTTCAACTACCTCTTCGTGGTGGCCGGCTGCAAGGGCACAGGCCAGATGCAGAGACCCTCCAACCGTGTCTTCTGCTATGACCCCCTGACCAACATCTGGAGGGAGATCTGCCCCCTGAACCAAGCACGGCCGCACTGCAAGCTTGTGGCCTTGGATGGCCACCTCTACGCCATCGGCGGCGAGTGCCTCTGCACGGTGGAGCGCTATGACCCCAGGCAGGACCGCTGGACCTTCACCGCACCCCTGCCCCACGACACCTTCGCCGTGGCCCACACGGCCACGGTGTGCGATGGGGAGATCTACGTGACGGGGGGCACCTTGCGCTATGTGCTGCTGCGTTACGCCGCCCGCTGGGACAGCTGGAGCGTCAGCCCAGCCAGCGGCGGCAAGGACAGGACGGCCGAGATGGTGAGCACCAACGGCTTCATCTACCGCTTCGACCTTCACCGTAGCACGGGCATCAGCGTCTACCGCTGCGGCGCCAAGGCCAAGCTGTGGTATGAGTGTGCCACCTATGCCATGCCCAACCCATCCGGCTTCCAGTGCGCTGTGgtgggcagcctggtccactgCATCGGCCGACACTTCCACATACGTTTCCTGGCCGACCACATCTCACCGCGCTTCGGGACCAAGGAGCTGCAGCCCTTCCCATCGCCCCGCGGCAGCCTGCTCCCGGCCGTCCTGGTGCTGCCGGAGGGAGGGACGGCACAAACGCAGGTTTGAGGGGTCCTTTCTAGGGTCTCATGCAACAGCAGTAGTGACTCAGATGTGACATGATGGTAAAATCTGGTAGAAGAAGCCACCAGCCCACGTTGGATGACGTAGCATGGGACCAACACTACCAGGGCAATGTTACCCGTCCCGACCATCAAGCAGGCATCCTCCCGGTCCTTGTAAATAAGGAAGGAGACAAACTGCCCTTGGATACTGCCACTAAACCCAGCCTTGAAGacacaaggaaaagcaaagcaggagctGGGTGGACTTGTTTGCTTAGAGGTATTTAAACATAGGCGTGCTTGCTCGGGTGCAAATAAACCATGTCTCCCTCAGGCTCCCAGCTGTGCACGACCCAATTAGTAACTGCTTTACATACTGGGTGTTTAATATTGACCTGGACACGCAACACACGGCGGGTTTTAGGGTGGAGGAACACAGCAGGGAGGTAGGTTTCATCTCTCAGGAGGTATGGCCCAAAGGTCAGTCCCGTCGGCATCAAGCCAACATTGAGCCTTCAGGCTTGACCACAGACATCACCCCAAGGTTGGAGGCTGGGGGGCAAAGGGTGCACTGCTTCTACCGGTGCCTTCTTACCCATTTCCTTCTCCTCAGTacagaacatatatatatatatatatttatatttatatgcacCTGATGGAAATAGGCACTATAGATATATAGACAGCTGgtcttaaatgaaattaaagtgaACATTTGGTAAAATTAACCAGGGGCTACTGTTGCGCATCATTTCAAGCCGTAGCCAAGCCTAATGGGAACAAAGAGGCCGATGCATGTTTTACATCGCTAATTACTGCACAAACAACATCTCTGAGGAGGCAACCAAAAGCAAACCAGGGCCCTGGATATAAGCAGCCAGTCTTTCATCCCTTCTTCCCCAGGTTTCACCGACCTCATTCCGCTGTCTCTGTGTCCtgccaaaagcctactttgggtaATTGCATTTTCTTCCCCTCAAACACGGCTCGTCATCTGTCATCTGTCAGCCCCAGACGGACAAAAACAGCTCCCAGACAGACAAAACCCTCCCGTACCTGCCTCCGTGGTGGCAGCAGGTCATGAGCACCAAGTCATGGATGTGCTTGAAGCGCCTGGAGATAAGAGATGGTGCTGGAGCAGCCCATGGTATCGCTATTTACGCCTTGCCGCTCGTGGTGGCTTAGGAGAGCTTAGGTTAATGTTCTCTCAAAGTGCTCCCAAAAGTATTTATTACTTCTCTCGCTTACTGCCTGGAGACCTCACGTTTCTGCTTTCAAGGGCTTCCTACGAAGGTCAGTGGCATCCACCCATGATAGGAGACCTTGGGAGGCTGCGTTAATTAACCCTGCCTTTGAGGCTTGCTCATTAGCCGCAGGATGTTGCTTCTGCTGATGGAGGGTGGGCGATGCATCCTGTCCTAATGCCATGGTCCTGCTTCTTTCACCACCCCTGAGGCCACCTCTTCCTACCCCAGGAGGACCAGGGTGTGCCGGGGCTGCAGCCTCCTGCATGCCAGCATCTCTCTATGCTGGGATGCTTGGGTTGGTAAACTTTATGAGTCAAAAAAATTCCTTATTACCATTATTATTTAACTCGGTTTTATTTGACAACCTCCACAGCTGGCGCTCCGAGCAGCAAGCTCAACAAGACGGGCTCACACGTGCTCCAACACATTTCTACTTCTCCCCCAGCAAAACCCAGGTACCAGCTGCTTCAACGGAGCAGCCCGGCCCCTTTTGCAACCCGAAAAAGTTTTTTGTCCCCACCAGCATCCCGGCTTTGTGCCCTTCAGCAtccctgccagggcaggctgggtgctggggagcagaggacaggcaggctgggtgggagctgggcagCTGGACCCCTTCCAGGGcacagcttttgggtttttttttcatccccaGAAAAGCTTTCCTGGGATCCTGCCCTTCTCAGGGTGCCTCTTCCGCTTAATATTTCACCTTTCCTTTAACTCCTTGCTGCCAGGCTGCGGCGTCAAAACCCGGCAGCTTTTCCTCATCCCCCCAGCGCGACGGTGAGCGATGAATAGCAACGACCGCGGGTGGGCAGCTCTCCCCCCGCTCCTGCACTCTCCAATATTAACACAACTCGCCTGGGGAGGCATTTTGGAGATTAAAAGCGTTGGGGACATCCCGTGCCGGGGCACTGCTTGTTCTGCAGGGAAGGACAACCAGGTTTGGAGCAAAAAGCATGCAGCGATCCTGTGGTTGATGGCGAAATGACTTAAGGGAAAGGACAAATGCAGACTGACACTCAGACCtggatgatctttttttttttggctctcaAATACCGGCGCAGGGAAGGAGCCTTTGGAGGGCTGGCAGGGACAGTGGACACAGCCCTGTCACCTTCTGACTCCTGCCACCACCGCCAGATCCCAGTCATTGCTTTCTGACACCCGCCtctgtgtttctgctggtggGCAAGTGGCTTCAAACCGTGGGCTCGCAGCCCTCGGGATAACCGTAAGACCACGGAGCAGTTTCAGTGCGGCTTGCAACGTCGGGATATTATTTATTGTCACTGATCGGGTTGGAAAAGCTGCCACAATTTACAGGGAAAAGGGTTGGGAGGCACGTGGTGCATGTGCCCCATGGAGCTACAAACCACCCTGAGCAAGTTCAAGTGATGATAAATATGGAGAGGCTTCAATAAGCCCATCCAGGGTAGGAGTTTACCTGGAAGATCCTGCTCTTGGGAGCCTCTTCTCTTGCTTCAAGAACAGTAGCTGCAAGCCAGGACCCTCACCAGGTTGGGGACCACCAGGACTGGGTGCTGGAAGAGAACACAACACCACCGGGCTCGTGAGAGTTGGGAAAGCCAATTTCCACCATCCACTGGTGATTCCTCCATCCCTATAACTCCCTCAAAGATGCCACCAAAGATGCTCTCAGCTCCTTCATCCTTCCACCAGCGCCCAGACCCATTGCTGCCCTCTGAGCCCCCCCGCCTGGTTTATCCCCCAAAGAAGGGGGTGCAATGAAACCGCGCTGCTTTGCAACCAAATATAACCTTTGCACTAAATTTGATATTTTCTTCTAATCAGGAAGACCCATTATCTACCCCCGCCACGTTTATTTAGGCAATTACATAGTTTAATGTACATTGATTCAGattcttaatttttacatttttgattATGGTAAAAAACCAGCGAGTGACGCATTTCTTATTTGCTCGgcgctctttttttcctttgcaatgtGCCAGGCTGCATGTGAATGGAAATTGGAAGTCAATTAAAGAAGtgcaaaaccagcattttaaaatcttttttattagTTAAACACAGCTACCTTCAATGTGTCGACTGCATcagggtggagaaaaaaaaccccaaaaagcaaaaaagtgagCTTATCCAGacatgttttgcatttaaaaccGACGCGATACATGAAAGAAATATTAAGCGTAGCGAACTGACAAATTAAGTACCTCGCTCCTGACAAGCGGGAGCAAACTCGTGTTGGGGTTGAGGAGCTGGGTGGGAATTTAAAGCCAAGGGAAGGGAAAGACCCACCGTCTCTAAGCGTGGGTAAAGGAAGTGAGACCTCTCAGCCTCTTGCCTTGGTTTCTCCAAGACCCTACGGAGAGTTGCCTAAAgcaaggggcctacaggagagatggggagggactcttgatcagggagtggagtgataggatgaggggtaatggttttaaactgaaagaagggagatttagatgggatctcaggaagaaattctttgctgtgagggcggtgagagcctggcccaggttgcccagagaagctgtggctgccccatccctggagggtttcaaggccaggttggagggggctttgagcaacctggtgtggtgggaggtgtccctgcccatggcagggggttggaactcgatgatctttaaggttgcttccaacctgaaccattccataattctatcattctatgtttAAAACCAAGAAGAGATTCCCTGTTCCTCTCCCACTCATTTCTTCACCCCTCCTGCACCCAATCCAAGCTGACCACCCACGCACGGCCACTGGCAACCCCTTGGTAGAGCAGATCCTGGAGGCACCAACCTCAACCTTTCCCAGCTCTGGTTTGCAAGCAGGAACAAATCAGTTGCGTAGACAAGGAGCTTCACCCAAGCTTCGTAACgtcatggggagggactctttatgagggagtggagcgatatgAGAAgcgataacagttttaaactggaagaggggagattgagatgagatctggggaagaacttctttgctgtgagggtggtgagagcctggcccaggttgcccagagaagctgtggctgccccatccctggaggggttcaaggccaggttggagggggctttgagggacctggtgtggtgggaggtgtccctgcccagggcaggggattggaactggatgatctttaaggtcccttccaacctaaaccattttatgatttgCAATCATTCGCTAAGGAGCCAGGGCTCCACACAACACCACCGCTTGCAAGACCCAGACCTGTTTGCCCGGTGCCAAAGGGACGTTTCTTGGCGACATTCACAAGGCACTGCTCCGGGGACGTCAGCCAGCTCCTTGTGAGCGCGGAGAGGTCAGTGCTAATGAAAGATGCTATCGGAGAGCCGGCGGCCGGCCAGACAAACGTAATTAGCGGTATTTGCGGAAGATGAACCTTGGCGAGGACAGGGGGGATGGGAGCACATCCCCTTGTgatcattttggggaaaaaacacggCCATTTGGAGGCCTTCCAAGCTAGAATAACAGCCTCGCCAATGACTATTTAATTAAAACCCGCACGGCGTTCGAAGGGAGAAGGGCTGCAAGTGAATAAGCACGGTGATAAAATATGCATCGACTCTGGCATAAGTTCTCCCTCCCCGGCACAAGCCTTTGCTTAAACCGTTGATGGTTTTTGATTCACAGGCTCCAGCGAGGAAGGAACATTTGCCAGCCACTATTTCAATCCCGCCGGGAGTTTTTCCGGAGGTTATAGCCACGCTGTAGTTTAGGATGTGTCAGCGCTGGCATCATAAACACAGATCTGAAACACtataaaagaggggaaaaaaaacccaaaaccacactcCTGGATGGAGTTTAGCATCTTGCAAGCTCGGGCCaaaggcaaattatttttctgttactgaaataaaatcaataaagctcatttttatttacagaagagccaaggagggggagaagggaaaactcctccagctgcagaaggGGAATAGGGGTGTTTAtggttttcagctggttttcaacCAAAAACACAAGGCACTGGGCAGTGATTTCAAGgcaaaaagcagctgtttggaTCTTTTCAGCTGCCTTATTGAAAATATCCCCAGGTCCCTTAGAGGTGCCACCCCTTGCCCCAACTGGAACAACCTGGGGAGATGCTACCTCTCAAGAGGCTTCCATCTAGCTAAATAAAACCGGAGTTATCATTATATCAGCTGTTCTGGTTCATCGCTCTGCTACAACACACCCTGGGCATGGAGAGGGGGTGAGCGTGTGGTTTGGGGACAATGGACTCCGTGCCGGGTCACTGCCCCAAAAATACCTCAGTTCCCATGAGGGCAAATAACTTCTGTTCACCACTGTTTTCTGATTTTGGGCGAAGCTCAAGTTACTTTGAATCAACATAATTTGTTCAGTTCTCACCGCCTGAATGCCAGGCTTGTTTTTTGGCAGAAATTGCCTTTTTGCCCCAAAACAAGCAGCCTGGCAGGGTTTCTGCTGGGGCCACATCTGCCTGTATGCCTCCTCTGGGTGTTTAAATTTAGTATTTAGTTTGGGGAGCAAGTGGCAACACACCTCCCATGGACCGCTGCATGGGCATCACCCAAACCCTGCCCATCCCTCACCCCTTGAAAGCTTCTTAACCCATCATGGGGGAACACAGCACCTCACCAAGACCCATCGAGGATGGGGGACAGGAGGACACAGGTCATCCTGGATCCAACCCCAAGGAGACAGAGGGCACTGCAGCGGTACGGGACGCTTGATTGCTCCGTGGCCAAGGGACCAAATGCCCCAGCCCAAGCCAAGGTGAAGCCTACCCCTTAAATCCCTCTAGTTCAGGATCTCAGAATCCTCCCAGCTTGTTGTTGTGGTCGATTCACTAAATGTCTGTTTAATTTATGATGTGTGTAACCGAAGGACTGGA
Coding sequences:
- the KLHDC7A gene encoding kelch domain-containing protein 7A; amino-acid sequence: MPQRVTLPWHSDMQLAGKLVLSAAALLLLTLAYRFYKSRSLAGGKIPPAEAGGEQRENVTRDEDGAGAVGLRRRRVFGEEARRDGGEGQESVPGTRRTPPRGDRSLPRGEEEEEEGEEMVSDPGLIRGRAGLAGRGSEQGSKPGSKLGSKSESKSGIEPGSDPRSELGSKLGSKLGSKSGIQPGTKPGSELGSELGSKPESKPGIEPGSDLRSELGSKLGSKLGTKPGIQPGIKLGSDLGSKLESKPGIEPGIKTGSDLGSELGSELGREPGSKLASKPESELGSEPGSKSGSESGSKLNSYEPGDAAEPLSSCEDEATLAPNTQLSPGIAVAQVAGDGRTQSTKQDLASGGMSQEAKGHGGTIQTLSVISDLGLTMTASNARSDASYSFSSVAKIQVEENYIPERRAKDGARQPVPGLKGKVYDYYVQSVSQSVSKKRSLPYIPPGTSQCHSSDRVNEKLQNFTTQELDPNLAMRDPTVSSRIPPPVGSLESSPEPPSPGRKDSILQIADSPHLQLPMESFGVTVPASTPPASPQPGLVANADHFQMPPPTHLDLGNCYEVLRTAKAQKLSHLQEAAYKVMSDNYLQVLRTPSIYGRLNAGERELILRRRMKGKTYMVVADVNVQEPSLHTSRLCYYDDGGDCWHHLCHVPPEVVSQGCAMCSMFNYLFVVAGCKGTGQMQRPSNRVFCYDPLTNIWREICPLNQARPHCKLVALDGHLYAIGGECLCTVERYDPRQDRWTFTAPLPHDTFAVAHTATVCDGEIYVTGGTLRYVLLRYAARWDSWSVSPASGGKDRTAEMVSTNGFIYRFDLHRSTGISVYRCGAKAKLWYECATYAMPNPSGFQCAVVGSLVHCIGRHFHIRFLADHISPRFGTKELQPFPSPRGSLLPAVLVLPEGGTAQTQV